The Pyrus communis chromosome 8, drPyrComm1.1, whole genome shotgun sequence region CTATGCCAATAATTACATCCAATAATGCtaagtttcaaatttcaaactacCCTCAACATTTTCGTTATAATAAAAACATTCCTTTAGGTTACGGCTTCATGCACCAAAGTAGTTTTACAGGTAATAATGCTGACAAGTTATAAATATATGAACATTTCAATACGCAAATGGGGAAAATATTAGAAATCAAATATTTCATCTAATGCCATGTTAAAATAAACTCACATTGGGATATAAACGGCATACTTCTGGAATAACTTCAACAAGTAGATCTGCACCCTTTCGGTAAACCAATCTACTTATAACAACAATTACAATTTCATGACTACTCAGTCGTTCTGGTGCAGGCTTGAACATAGCTGTGTCAACAGCATTAGGTATTACAAAGACCTTTTCTGGTGGCAAACCTGACCTTAGCACTGTGTTTTCCTTGCTTGTATGAGAAACACAAATGGCCTGACTTACTTCTGCCAAAGTAAACTGCAATACCTTGTTCATGTGTATGCTTCCGGCATCAGCAAAACCATAGAGTGAATGATCAGTAAATACGACTTTGTACCCCATTGTGCGTGCGTGCATCAAAGCCTCATGGCAAAGAGTTGAGAAAGCTTGATGTCCGTGGACCAGCGATATTTTTTCTCGAATAAGGATGGTCCTTACAATTGGAAGTGTCCCATAAAAGGTGGGAAAAGTATTCTGCATGAGAAATGGTTTCCATGGTACGTAATACACTTTCAGACCACCTGTCATATATCTCACACCAGAACGGTTGTTGTAGGCATGAGTCATTACCACCACCTAAATAAtcaaacaatgaaatttcactAGTCAACAACTAATCGAACAAAGGAAGCTGACTTGTATCATGAAAGAACTTCATTACTATCACTTGGCAGATACAATGTTCggaacatattaaaaaataacaagTATGTATCTGATATATAAGCTGACACCAGCCGCCTCTCATTCCATCGATCGTTACTCTAAACAAAACAGAGTTCCATCCAATGCCCCCATTACCGAGATGGGAGCTCTGACATCAatgtgaagcaaaaccaacttGATAGCAttgtgaaataaatcaaaacagcAGTTTCAATTCGAACTTTCGCTTTTCAGAAAGTGGAAGTGACAATGTGTTCTGACCTTGTGACCGAGCTTGAGAAGGCATTGTGAGAGATAATAGATGTGATTCTCCACACCACCGAAATTGGGATAGAAAAAATCAGAGACCATCAAAATTCTATGCCTTTTCCTCTCACCCATTTCTTCAATTCAATTTCCTGCAATTAattcaacaagaaaaaaaaaatcaatctttaTGAGAAAAAAGATATTACCGCTTGTTGTAAATAATGGATTTTTGTTATGATCCGAACCCAGATAAAATATATGGCAAACTACATTGCTAAAATTCTGTAAAATTCTGAGCTTTGATTAGTCGATGAGCTTAAAAATATGAAATGGGATTTGTGAAAGAGAACGAGAGAAGCCAAATTACCTGAATATTACAGGGCAGCTGGATCGGAAAAGCTGAAGGCTTCGGTGAATTTGATAAATCGCATctcaaatttaaaatccctAATTTGAGAAATCGGAATTGGGGGCGGGTCGATGGAGAGAGCGCGCGCTCGCACGCATGGGCAAATATGGAAGTTCAATTTTTGTGACATTATTTTACTAGTGCTGCTATACGCACCCAACGtctttattttctctctcaccataaaatgtgaaaacaaaactacttttcttgttttgttcaaaaaaaaaaaaaaaatcaaagagatgtggaccgttagataaaaattcaacggttataattattataattttaaagagaTCCGTCTATTTATAGTCGTTGGATATAAATTCTAAGGTCCACATTCCTTGGTCacgaggatcctcatccttaaattaggagaggatcctggtcCCTCTTTTCCCACCCATCATTGCTAGAGATTTTACAATATGACTGGTACACGGGGTGacacatcacgtgtcattatacaaataagGTAATATGTGTGCtacaaaattaataacttaaaaaataaaaatttttactatttctattaaaacacgtaaTATACCACttgtattttcattaaaatgaaaatcTTCACTACCGTTACCCCAAGGCCCCAACATCCTGCTCACTGGCATCCCCATCCGATCCCAATTATTGGCCGCTTAAACACCCAATCATATCCTTCTCTTGTAACAtgttttttattctattttaaattctttaaataacattttattattaatttttatttaaatgtaattaaacTAGAAAGAAGCAAAACCgcaaacaccatccaaaacatCTCCACGGTCGACCACAAGGGTGATGCAGTAGGTGAAAAGATAAGACATCGGATGGATATGAAAGCATGTCATTTTATAGAGCAatgtaaaatattttcttgagcgaaaaaaatgtgaaaataattttattattttagaatgtaaattaagtttaattttttttccctactCTCAACAGCTGTATTTTTCAAGTAAAATACTAAAATGCTTTTTGTTTGGTCTaacaaaatattgaaatgtttaTACTTGTCAAGTTGTGTACTTATTTTATTCATATAAAATTCTACAAGCTTTGTCAAGTAACGTTGTACTTGTACTTATGTAAATGTTTTGATGAATCCACACTTTGGAGTCGACATAGCACACATCTGAGAATTATGTacttttaatttctttgaaacGAGTTTATAGCTCAATTAAATACCTAGTTCAAAGGatatataaaaaggaaaactaaagaaaaggtttgaaaattttgagttttaataataatgacaaaataaaaggtaaaatgaatagtaacatgattgactttttagtgtaaaaatatgatttttcgttaaaatgaacagtaccgaaagcttttcgttaatgttctctatataaaaattattttcagtTTCTCCTCTTTCAATATCGCATCTTAAAACCTGTTAGGGGGACAATTGTTGAGTTGGGTTCTAAAATTGGTGGCAATTggataaaaatttagaaaatacGAAGAACCAACTAGTTTGGTAAGTGCTTGGATTTGTGGTTGAAACATAGATCGTAAGAATGTAGAATGtttcatcaaattttggcaTCTCGTATCTGAGTGGGAATTGTATGTTGAGCTGTAGAATGGTAGGTTCCATGTCCTTTGCTTAGATGTGTTtgacttttgaacaaaaaataaaattctgaCCGTCGGCTGCTAATTGGTTATAACATATATCAGTACATGCAGTTTTCTATAGGCAAGCCAATTTTTGGAGCATTGCTCTTTAACTGTAAGTATTCCAGCAATTGGGTCCATAATACTCTAATTTGTCCAAAAGTTAATTTACTTTCTCATTTTATAATCAgcattcgtttttttttttttttcgaacttTTAAATCATTCCACATTAAACATATTTAGTTGTCAGTCGTAAGGCCGCGATATTATTGTTTCTGATTTTTTGGCgtaattattattaaataaccattaggtttgaaaattttcaattgtcaAGAAATGAGACAGTAATGTATATCAAGCTAACAGTCTCCCTCGCATCCAAACCCATTATGCCTTTGGAGATCGAAACAACAAACATACACAATGGAATAAGTACAACCCCCACCCTTCGAAGGATAACTGAAAATATTTGGGGCGCAGGGGTTGGAGGTTTAGGACCTTTATGGAACCAAAGCTTTAATACCTTATTAGAGAATGAGTCAATAATGTATATCAAGCTAACAACCGCTACATTAGCTAAAAACCTAGTTAGGTTAACACATGCGCATATTTGAAAGTTAGGTACACATATGGAATCTAGAATTAAATGTTGAGGCAAGTGTTTGACAAGTTTGTAGAGTTCATTACACTAAATTCTACGGCACCGAAATCCTCAAATCGAGCAGTTTAGTGCGGACTGCAGAGATAGGTTTATCCCTCCAACGTAGTACACAAAAATACTACAAGCAGATGTTAAAATCTAGGATCTCAAAAAAAATGCAGATAGAGACTGTGAGCTGATAGGAGGatggaagaaggaaaaggaagtaTTTGGCAGCAAAAATTTAGACTAGAAAGTTTGGTCCGTCTAACAAAACACTCtgacctttttcttttgtgttagAACGTTTGGTTGGGTTTTACATTTTGCTCACCAAATATTAGCCGGTAATCCTCTTGTAAACAAGACAAAATCTACCGGTCAAATCCCAGACATACCATTCCAACTATAAGCCCCCATTGCACTGGCTCTAGCCTCTAGTGAGCTGCAAGTTTTGGCCAGCAACACCTGAAAGACGCGTGTACTTCCCTCTCAAAAACTGCAAAAACTGGGTgcttaaagaaaaatgattgtAAGAGCTTTCTACAACACGAAGTTTCTTTCTTACAACTTTTTCCAGTTTCAACGTTTATTTTAAGTTACTGAGATTTCCATGACCCCATTTGATCATTACGTCAGTCTCGTTGAGCAGCAATCCATTCGGCGAAAAGGTCTCGAACGACGGAGATCGTGTCCAGTTTTCGAGGACAAATATGTTTTGGTAAGTCATGAAAAACTTTTGCTTCTTGTTTTCTGTTTCAATGGTCTTTTGCTTTCATCTTGTGATGATACTTGTTTTCTTCAAGTTTGTGAATGTTAAGTGCTTTTTTGAGAAGCGGGATGGATTATGCGTGGACATGGTATGCTTTTGCTTATTATCTAAGTTAGCCAGCCTGCCCAACAACGTTAATATCATCATTAAGTTAAATGAGGCTCAAAATTTGTAGCAAATTCCTACTGTGTTTTCTCTCTTTTATCTGTTTTTtcatgtttatatgtttttttagcTACGAGAAAACTCTTGCGACGCATTCCATAGTCTATATGTTCCTTCTTGTTTGCTTTGGTGGTTGTAGAAGTTTAAGATTTGAGATTAAGAGTTCTTGTGGGATTTACCTTGTTTTCTTAAATTTCGAAGACTTATTTGCATTAGCATTTAGGAAGAGAAAAAGCCTCACCATGCGCTTGTTAGATAAGAAATATAGTTCGAAAAGGATACATATATCATTCTAGTACCAAATATTTGAATGGAAACTAAATATTCAATCTCATTTTACCATATGAATTACATTTTTATCACCTTTTTGGAATCATTTTTTCatactaaaaaaatcaatatcaCGACCACACACATGATAAAAGTACGCATTGAgctatttttttcacattttttattttatttttgggatgCTTTCTACCATTTGTCCTGTGAAAAAAACGTTATTATAGCTTGAAAAAATGCACCATTAATTGTGTCCATTTAAGACCCCCTTGAAATTATGACCCACCAGAAGGCAAATTCTCAAAGCTTGTCGCCTTcgataaaaataattcaatatGTCAGGAATAGTACCATGTACATTcgtgtcataatataattgattgtaaaaaaaaattcaaattttaaagtaATAATATTATTACACCTGGTATACCGTTCGGGTACccaacacactaaaaaatctatCGCCTTTGACCCCACGAATTTTAATACAAAACAAGATAATACTCCTTTTTTATGTTCTTCATGAATTAGAATTGACTTGAATAAAGTTTTTAACCCTTTACTCCTAGAAGAGTACCCCAAGAAAATAATTTGTAAACTGCAATTTGCTAAGATTACACCTTGATGCATGTTAATGATGATAAAGAACTGCAATTTACCATAATATTTGTAAACTATTTTTTGTACAAGCCATGTTGAGAAGGAAGACTCGAACAAATGGTCTCAAATATAGAGTAGTGAAAGTAAATTTGTTTAATCACTTGAATTGCAAGTCTGTAAATaacaatgaaaaagaatatcatcATAAAACCGCATTTTTTGTTAGAAGCTTTCCCACCCAATAGTTGACTATGCAGATATAGGATCTAAAGAGCAAACACGAATGGCTAGCTTAGCTTAGATTGGTAGTTGATACGCTTGTATCAATGTTCACGGACATGGACATCAATGGAGTGTtagatatatatgtatatcatgAGGAAATAGAAATTAAGAGAACATAAGTTTTAAAGAGTCAAACAAGTTGCAGTAGAAGCTACTGAATTGGTATGCAACAGGTCAACCATCTACCAATCGCAGAAGACTGGTAGTTTGAACTTTAAGGGGAGAGTCAGATGCAACAATTTTGGGATATTCAGGTCACACCACAATGGAAGCCACTAGGAATAGCCTAGTGGTGAGGGTGTGCCGGAGTGGGTAAGGGGTGGGGTAGATTATGTCCCAGGATCGAGGCCTGtgtgggtggggtggggtgaaaaaaaaaaaaattgaaaaaaaaaaaaataaataaataaaaaagaggtcACACCACAATGGTCCTCAGGGCTAAATGTCTAACGGCCCATTTAGAATTCAATGGCTGTTAAAATCAGGCCACATACCCAATACCAAGGTAGGCTTCTGTTTCCTTCCCTTCCAGTTTGCTAGAGCTCCAACTCCACCAGGTTAAATTCTTCAAAAATTATTATAGGATAGTAGAAATAAAATGCTTGCATGTGCCTCGACGGGATTAAAAAAGTACTGCATAATCATTATGAAGATATATATGTGTGCGTAATTCTCATGGATTGCATTTGTAATACCCTTTGGCAAAGTTTGGTTAAGGGATTTCCAAGTCATGGGATTGAAAGCCAAATTGTAAAGAAAATGATCACAAAATGTTGGATATAATGGATTAGGAAATGTACCATGCGTAGAGCATTACAAAGACATGTAAGAGAGATTTGTAAATGATATATGGATTAACTAATCCTTCCTATCCAACATTTtgttatctttttctttgtaatttggcttttaatcTTATAACTTGGAAATCCCTCACGCAAACATAGCATTTATGTAACGGTTTATAGTTTTGTTCTTTACTAATTTAGCCTTAATGCCTTGATACTTTGTCCCTCATCTAAACACAACCCAACCCAACTAATTTTATAGCTCATATTAAAAGACATGAAGTTTGTGAGACCACATGGTTAGAGGAGATGCTCGTGAAAATATTTAGGCTTTTtatcaacaaaaagaaaagttagGATTTTAATTGTTGTAATATATCTATTGTAACTCTATAAACAATATATGCTTTTAGAAGCGAAGATGTAAGTTATTTAGGGTCTCAGAAAACGAAGTGTAAGCTTTGAGGCGGTGAGGGGTAAACTTGTCGTGTCATTGCTCTACtaagaaaaaaatgtaatattaggaatattaaatttttaagaGTGATGCTAGAAAggttaaatttgtaaacaaaatttgcaaactaaattatgtgttaCCAATAAGAAATGAACACATTTACCAACGCTTAAGtattaatccaattatcaattttcatgtcacttagtttacaaaattttgttacaaatttaatctccctatcATTACTcaatttctaaaccaaattttgtaaaccaaatgatgtgaatgttgatgattggattatgactttgtgttgattagcatgtttattttctattggtgacacatcatttagtttaaaattttggcctCCCTAGCATTGTTCTAGCTATGATAAAATATACGAGATGTCATAGAGGGAGATAGGGTGCAATAAGCCATTAGTCAGGTGTGTGAGCCATCTTCTATCTTAAATAAGTAGAACGAACATGTTGATGTTATCCAACGGTTAGCATATGATTAACATGCATATATGCATCAAGGGCGTGTACTCCACTGATTTCGTTTTTTTCTCCATGCATGGTTCTGCAGGAAGCTCACACGACGATCGCATCAGAAATGTTGGGAGGGAGACCGATTGAAAGTAATCAACAAAATCTTGTTCCACAGATGATCAAGTCTACACATTgaagaattatatcatgttctGCTATGAGTAAGTGACTTTCATCCTTGACATGTATGCATATTGCATAATATTGCACGATGACTTAATTATATAGCTTCTCGATTAATTGGTGTTCGCTGAGAACCTACATATATCGTCCGTGGACTGAACATACTGCCTACTAATTCTATCTAAACACAATCTGCATACCAAATGTTCTAGAAAACCCCAAAAATATACTGTTCTGGAAATGTTCATGCTGCAAatcatttagcatttagcatttttACTACGAAAGAGATATATTTCAGCACCACAGTATAATTCTCAAATATATATGAGTGCTGCTTTAACAAATACCACCTTTGCCTATCAATTACCCTCGACCACTCAAACTCATGGCAATTTAACTGTCGCTTTATATTTAAGTCCCTAtgttataggctttgagaatctTCAACCTGGGTATTCTGAATGCCATTTTTGTTTCCTATAGCTTCCATCTTTAGTTCTCTCAGTTACCTTCACAATACCTACTTCACTCAAACACATAGATGTATACGGGATAGATTACGATAGTACACTAATGCCCAAAAATACATGCACACTATTTCAAATAGACAAATGGCTACAAAAATGCATACCAGAATAGAAAACAGACGAATTATTCATAAAGTAGTTGATCACAAGGTTATATATGCTAAGTACCTTTTCATATTGATATGTGGCCTGGCCTGTGGCAATTAGCCTATCGCCACTGCTATCAGTGGTTTTAGGAATCAGTAACAGTAGCTTAATTAACCCCAGATTTTTCGTAGTATAACTAGCTTGAGTTTAAAGTTATGTACGGTTAGAACTTCAAGcctttaataaaattaatgtcTTCTAAGGTGTATATGTATGAACAGGTTTGAGTACTTGTGTTCAAATTAAACGGTTATTCACCTAACAGAAAGCAAGAATACGAGCTCACTACTAAAGTTTGCACCAAAACATATTTCTAACTAATACCATGCATTGATCTTTCATTTATAAGAACTTTttaatctttctttctctttctcttgttCATTTTACATCAGTAGTTGTGTCTATAACCTTGATACATTGTTGCAATATTCCCTATCCTAACCGTTTAAGTTTTTGGAGCTAGTCGTGTATAAGGAAATGATAAACACTACTATGTTTCATGTTTTTGTTATCACCTCAAATGTTTTTGATGATTTAGATTGTGAATGTGACATCTTAATATCTACAATGATTATAACCTTTTATGCACGCAAGATCTTTGCCTTGTAACGTATTTTGGATTCATATCTAGCTTCATTTACTCATTTTTCATACTTACCCTCAACGATCAATTTGTTTAAAATATGGTTGTAGAACTAGTCTTTTGTCTCCCAGATGCATCATATGCTACATGTAATAAGATTTCAGAAAGATGTCAAATATTTACCACGCTTGGGCACAAAATGAAAGCAGATATACCAAAAAACATTAGTACAAGATTTATTTGGGATTTAAGAAAAGAAGATTTTTATATGTTCATGTcatctatatatgtatatctgaTTGTCATAGATCATTAGTTTCTAATTAGTATATATATGAGATATAAACATCAAAGAATAGATTAAGTCCCAATATTGATAATGAATGTAAAGTGAAAGCTTCACTGTTTAAGAACTTTCGGGATATTTTGCACCTTCTTCTTCATTGAATTAACATGTCGATCCCCCTCCATGAACTTGTGCATGCGGTGAAGATCACACTTTAGAAAGAATGAACAGATATATAATTTCCTTCCATGAAGATTAACTTTAATTAAGCATCTTACACTGTATGGATGTATGCATGCAAAGTGTTTAGCTCTTTTGTGCATTTATCATCAGGGTTACAAACCCTATATGTGTATGCAAAGTGATAAATGTGGCAGATGTATAAAACATGAAATTGATTCACGCATAAATTACTCTACATACTTCtaaatacaaattaattaacattGATCAAATTTATGCTTGTTTTACAATACCGGTAACatatatagatagatagatGATATTACAAACGTGATCGACAATACATTGATATACGACCCCATTCGTAGAGCGATGTTGGGGTAGTCGAATAATTAAGAATAGAGATAGCACACACAAAATCACATTTCATATGATATTTCAAACCCTAGCTAGGACTAATTTCTACAtataaattaactaattaagcaACTGCATTGCTTGTTAAAACATGCACAGTGCGATTGATCAATCAAACAGGTGGCTAGCTGCTACTCCGTTGGATCATTAACCCTCTGGTGATCATTTTGGATGAAAGCAGAAGACATGAGCACAGCAGACTCCCAGCCAAATGTTGATGGCGCCGT contains the following coding sequences:
- the LOC137743404 gene encoding phosphatidylinositol N-acetylglucosaminyltransferase subunit A isoform X2, whose amino-acid sequence is MGERKRHRILMVSDFFYPNFGGVENHIYYLSQCLLKLGHKVVVMTHAYNNRSGVRYMTGGLKVYYVPWKPFLMQNTFPTFYGTLPIVRTILIREKISLVHGHQAFSTLCHEALMHARTMGYKVVFTDHSLYGFADAGSIHMNKVLQFTLAEVSQAICVSHTSKENTVLRSGLPPEKVFVIPNAVDTAMFKPAPERLSSHEIVIVVISRLVYRKGADLLVEVIPEVCRLYPNVRFIVGGDGPKRVRLEEMREKHSLQDRVEMLGAVQHSKVRSVLISGHIFLNSSLTEAFCIAILEAASCGLLTVSTRVGGVPEVLPDDMVVLAKPDPSDMVQAIEKAISILPTIDPQEMHNRIPLVWSLGWKDFLLGYDH
- the LOC137743404 gene encoding phosphatidylinositol N-acetylglucosaminyltransferase subunit A isoform X1; amino-acid sequence: MGERKRHRILMVSDFFYPNFGGVENHIYYLSQCLLKLGHKVVVMTHAYNNRSGVRYMTGGLKVYYVPWKPFLMQNTFPTFYGTLPIVRTILIREKISLVHGHQAFSTLCHEALMHARTMGYKVVFTDHSLYGFADAGSIHMNKVLQFTLAEVSQAICVSHTSKENTVLRSGLPPEKVFVIPNAVDTAMFKPAPERLSSHEIVIVVISRLVYRKGADLLVEVIPEVCRLYPNVRFIVGGDGPKRVRLEEMREKHSLQDRVEMLGAVQHSKVRSVLISGHIFLNSSLTEAFCIAILEAASCGLLTVSTRVGGVPEVLPDDMVVLAKPDPSDMVQAIEKAISILPTIDPQEMHNRMKELYNWHDVAKRTEIVYDRALKCSNQNLLQRLSRYLSCGAWAGKIFCLVMIIDFLLWHLLQLWKPEEDIEEVPDFVLSHDQDEGISLDNANHSSR